Proteins encoded together in one Variovorax paradoxus EPS window:
- a CDS encoding SDR family NAD(P)-dependent oxidoreductase encodes MTFSQPGASDALNGKVAVITGGSSGIGAATVRLLAASGAAVVIGFNQGEQRAELLRSELPGDGHRTLHMPLADSGAHAALADSLRAAYGRIDVLVNSAGFTQRIPHASLEALTPELFNEILLANAGGPFSIIRALMPLLRASGAATVVNVSSVSAFTGLGSNIAYCAAKSALDTMTVSLARAFGPAVRFLSVSPASVDTDFVQGRNREELEAKAAATPLGRIVTPEDVALSVLACVTHLRTATGTRIVIDGGHSL; translated from the coding sequence ATGACTTTTTCACAGCCCGGCGCATCCGATGCGCTGAACGGCAAGGTCGCCGTCATCACCGGCGGCAGCAGCGGCATCGGTGCCGCCACTGTCCGATTGCTGGCCGCATCGGGTGCGGCGGTGGTCATCGGCTTCAACCAGGGCGAACAACGCGCCGAGCTGCTGCGCAGCGAGCTGCCCGGCGATGGGCACCGGACCCTGCACATGCCGCTGGCCGACAGTGGCGCGCATGCGGCGCTGGCGGATTCGCTGCGGGCCGCATACGGCCGCATCGATGTCCTCGTGAACTCGGCCGGCTTCACCCAGCGCATTCCGCACGCCAGTCTCGAGGCACTGACGCCCGAGCTCTTCAATGAGATCCTGCTGGCCAATGCGGGCGGGCCGTTCTCGATCATCCGCGCGCTGATGCCCCTGCTGCGCGCCTCGGGTGCCGCCACCGTGGTGAACGTGTCGTCGGTCTCGGCCTTCACCGGCCTGGGCAGCAACATCGCCTACTGCGCGGCCAAGTCGGCGCTGGACACGATGACGGTGTCGCTGGCGCGCGCCTTCGGCCCGGCCGTGCGTTTTCTCAGCGTGTCGCCGGCCTCGGTCGACACCGATTTCGTCCAGGGGCGCAACCGCGAAGAGCTGGAGGCGAAGGCTGCGGCCACGCCGCTGGGGCGCATCGTCACGCCGGAGGACGTCGCGCTTTCGGTGCTGGCTTGCGTGACGCACCTGCGCACCGCCACCGGCACGCGCATCGTGATCGACGGAGGGCACAGCCTGTGA
- a CDS encoding LysR family transcriptional regulator: MNNFNRLDLNLLITLDVLLAERNVTRAAERLNLSQPSVSVQLAKLREAFADPLLVPAQRGMRPTARADELREPLREALESLGRAVAPTKPFDPAEATTTWRVAAADYAESAILLPALAGLRKAAPNTRLAVVEAVPSRMARQLEHGEIDLFFHTSVGAPAGLHRRVLFNERYVLAGRVGHPRLKRRPTLAQFCAMEHVVVSMSGGGFIGPTDDALAQVGLARRVALSVPHFLFMMSVLAETDMVAMLPERLARGAPGLRVVEAPLEVPGYEMAMLWHERRHRDAGHRWVREWIAGSCGG, translated from the coding sequence ATGAACAATTTCAACCGCCTAGACCTCAACCTCTTGATCACGCTCGATGTGCTGCTCGCCGAGCGCAACGTCACCCGCGCCGCCGAGCGGCTGAACCTCTCGCAGCCCTCGGTGAGCGTGCAGCTCGCCAAGCTGCGCGAGGCGTTCGCCGATCCGCTGCTGGTGCCCGCGCAACGCGGCATGCGGCCGACTGCGCGTGCCGACGAACTGCGTGAGCCCCTGCGCGAAGCGCTGGAGTCACTGGGCCGCGCGGTGGCGCCCACCAAGCCCTTCGACCCCGCCGAGGCGACCACCACCTGGCGCGTGGCCGCGGCCGACTACGCCGAGTCGGCGATCCTGCTGCCGGCGCTCGCCGGGCTGCGCAAGGCAGCGCCGAATACGCGGCTGGCCGTGGTGGAGGCGGTGCCCTCGCGCATGGCGCGGCAGCTGGAGCACGGGGAGATCGATCTGTTCTTTCACACGAGTGTGGGCGCGCCGGCTGGGCTGCATCGGCGGGTGCTGTTCAACGAGCGCTATGTGCTGGCGGGGAGGGTAGGGCATCCACGGTTGAAGCGGCGGCCGACGCTCGCGCAGTTCTGCGCGATGGAGCACGTGGTGGTGTCGATGAGCGGCGGCGGTTTTATCGGGCCGACGGACGATGCGCTGGCGCAGGTGGGACTGGCGCGGCGCGTGGCGCTGTCGGTGCCGCACTTTCTTTTCATGATGTCGGTGCTGGCCGAGACCGACATGGTGGCGATGCTGCCCGAGCGGCTGGCGCGCGGCGCGCCGGGACTACGCGTGGTGGAGGCGCCGCTGGAAGTGCCGGGGTACGAGATGGCGATGCTTTGGCATGAGAGGCGGCATCGGGATGCGGGGCATCGGTGGGTGAGGGAGTGGATTGCGGGGAGTTGTGGCGGCTGA
- a CDS encoding GMC family oxidoreductase: MNTSQDYDYIVVGGGSAGCLLANRLSADPSQRVLLIEAGARDNSIFIRMPAGFSRVFGTHRMWDYQSEPQAGLGGRTAFVPQGRTLGGSGSMNGMIYIRGDRQDYDDWRDGGCSGWGYEDVLPWFRKSEGNQRLSDAYHGAAGPLKVIDTPYRHALNAAFVRSAQEIGLPFNHDFNGASQLGAGFYQITSFEGERGNTARFFLRPAMGRPNLEVRTDLTAARVQFDGTRATGIECLESKGHHAAVAFRARREVILCAGGLGSAKILLQSGVGPGAQLQAVGVPQVKELAGVGRNYQDHLEVPVYGQTREPISLFGHDRGLSALRHGAQWVLFRSGLMTSNVVESGGFFDTDGDGRADIQFHVLPVLVGDADRAPPMVHGITLNPCQLAPKSRGELRLRSSDPLDLPWLDAGALADEDDVRVLREGVRLARRILAAPSLAALVSREIEPLPEFAGDDDADIDARVRHYAKTVYHPGGTCKMGTDAMAVVDPQLRVHGLQGLRVADVSVMPAIPRGNTNAGTIMIAERAADFIQSERA, from the coding sequence GTGAACACGTCGCAAGACTATGACTACATCGTGGTGGGCGGCGGCTCCGCCGGCTGCCTGCTGGCCAACCGCCTGTCCGCCGATCCGTCGCAGCGCGTGCTGCTGATCGAGGCCGGTGCGCGCGACAACAGCATCTTCATCCGCATGCCGGCCGGCTTCAGCCGCGTGTTCGGCACGCACCGGATGTGGGACTACCAATCCGAGCCGCAGGCCGGCCTGGGCGGCCGTACCGCCTTCGTGCCGCAGGGCCGCACGCTGGGCGGCAGCGGCTCCATGAACGGCATGATCTACATCCGCGGCGATCGCCAGGACTACGACGACTGGCGCGACGGCGGCTGCAGCGGCTGGGGCTACGAGGACGTGCTGCCGTGGTTCCGCAAGTCCGAGGGGAACCAGCGCCTGTCCGACGCGTACCACGGTGCCGCTGGCCCCCTCAAGGTCATCGACACGCCCTACCGCCATGCGCTCAACGCGGCGTTCGTGCGCTCCGCGCAGGAGATCGGCCTGCCGTTCAACCACGACTTCAACGGCGCCTCCCAACTGGGCGCCGGGTTTTATCAGATCACCTCCTTCGAAGGCGAGCGCGGCAACACGGCGCGCTTCTTCCTGCGCCCCGCGATGGGACGCCCGAACCTCGAGGTGCGCACCGACCTGACCGCCGCCCGCGTGCAGTTCGACGGCACGCGCGCCACCGGCATCGAGTGTCTGGAGAGCAAGGGGCATCACGCCGCCGTTGCCTTCCGCGCCAGGCGCGAGGTGATCCTCTGCGCGGGCGGCCTGGGCAGCGCCAAGATCCTGCTGCAGTCGGGGGTCGGGCCGGGCGCACAGCTGCAGGCGGTCGGGGTTCCCCAGGTGAAGGAGCTGGCCGGCGTCGGCCGCAACTACCAGGACCACCTCGAAGTGCCGGTGTATGGCCAGACGCGCGAGCCGATCAGCCTCTTCGGACACGACCGCGGCCTCTCGGCACTGCGGCACGGCGCGCAGTGGGTTCTTTTCAGGAGCGGCCTGATGACCTCGAACGTGGTCGAGTCGGGTGGCTTCTTCGACACCGATGGCGACGGTCGCGCGGACATCCAGTTCCACGTGCTGCCGGTGCTGGTCGGCGATGCGGACCGCGCGCCGCCGATGGTGCACGGCATCACGCTCAACCCCTGCCAGCTCGCACCGAAGTCGCGCGGCGAATTGCGGCTGCGCAGCAGCGACCCGCTCGACCTGCCGTGGCTGGATGCCGGCGCGCTGGCCGACGAGGACGACGTGCGCGTGCTGCGCGAAGGCGTGCGGCTGGCGCGCCGGATCCTGGCTGCGCCGTCGCTCGCGGCGCTGGTGAGCCGGGAGATCGAGCCGCTGCCCGAGTTCGCCGGCGATGACGACGCCGACATCGATGCCCGGGTGCGCCACTACGCCAAAACCGTCTATCACCCCGGCGGCACCTGCAAGATGGGGACCGATGCCATGGCAGTGGTCGACCCGCAATTGCGCGTGCACGGCCTGCAGGGACTGCGCGTCGCCGACGTGTCCGTCATGCCGGCCATCCCGCGCGGCAACACCAACGCCGGCACGATCATGATCGCCGAGCGGGCCGCCGACTTCATCCAATCCGAAAGGGCCTGA
- a CDS encoding ABC transporter ATP-binding protein, which yields MIETRKLCVAFGPVSILEQVDLDAPPGAVLGVVGHNGAGKTTLMRTLIGALPVASGEVRLDGIDVTGWPSRQRARLGIGYMPEDRRLIPELTVRANIELPLEVAGLAGAERNRRVSGALDMIPELAPLIQRRGNQLSGGQQKLAALARAICQGQRLLLLDEPFEGVAPALVQRLVEVLRALRRQGPTILVTDSEGANLEGLCDRRFTIERGRMRPDDSLHHNPEALP from the coding sequence ATGATCGAGACGCGCAAGCTTTGCGTGGCTTTCGGGCCCGTATCGATCCTGGAGCAGGTCGACCTGGATGCACCCCCTGGCGCGGTGCTGGGCGTGGTCGGCCACAACGGCGCAGGCAAGACCACGCTGATGCGCACGCTGATCGGCGCGCTGCCCGTCGCCTCGGGCGAAGTCCGGCTCGACGGCATCGATGTCACCGGCTGGCCCAGCCGGCAGCGTGCGCGGCTGGGCATCGGCTACATGCCCGAAGACCGGCGGCTGATTCCCGAGCTGACGGTCCGGGCCAACATCGAGCTGCCGCTGGAGGTTGCCGGGCTTGCCGGCGCCGAGCGCAATCGCCGCGTGAGCGGCGCGCTCGACATGATCCCGGAGCTCGCACCGCTGATCCAGCGGCGCGGCAACCAGCTTTCCGGCGGGCAGCAGAAGCTGGCCGCGCTGGCACGCGCCATCTGCCAGGGCCAGCGCCTGCTGCTGCTCGACGAGCCTTTCGAGGGCGTCGCGCCGGCGCTCGTGCAGCGCCTCGTCGAGGTGCTGCGCGCCCTTCGGCGCCAGGGCCCGACCATCCTGGTCACCGACTCCGAGGGCGCGAACCTCGAGGGCCTGTGCGATCGGCGCTTCACCATCGAACGCGGCCGCATGCGGCCGGACGACTCCCTCCATCACAACCCAGAGGCTCTTCCGTGA
- the fahA gene encoding fumarylacetoacetase yields the protein MLNATHDPALRSWVASANGAGAEFPIQNLPFAVFRPLDGNGPPRCGVGIGDRILDVGACAQHLDGLARTAALACRAPALNDLMALGAPAALALRAGVSQLLAERADSESDRDAASRALLGLDEVQLLMPVKVGGFTDFFASIHHATNAGRLFRPDMPLLPNYKHVPIAYNGRANSVRVSGAPVQRPFGQLKGPGDAAPRFAPAQRLDHEVELGVYVGAASTQGRPIAIGDAWQHVFGFSLLNDWSARDIQGWEYQPLGPFLAKSFATTVSPWVVTAEALAPFRVPAVARPAGDPSPLPYLWDDADQRHGGLRIVLDAHLRSERMAAGGLPPMRLSRSDTGLLYWTVAQMLAHHTSNGSALDTGDLLGSGTVSGESADALGSLLEITSGGSRPLMLPGGEQRTFLADGDEVILSGRCESPGHVAIGFGQCSGIVRAARN from the coding sequence ATGCTGAATGCCACCCACGACCCGGCCCTGCGCAGCTGGGTCGCCTCGGCCAATGGGGCCGGTGCCGAGTTCCCGATCCAGAACCTTCCCTTCGCCGTGTTCCGGCCGTTGGACGGCAACGGGCCGCCGCGCTGCGGCGTGGGCATCGGCGACCGCATCCTCGACGTCGGCGCTTGTGCGCAGCACCTCGACGGACTCGCCAGGACGGCCGCGCTCGCGTGCCGCGCCCCGGCGCTGAACGACCTGATGGCGCTGGGCGCACCGGCCGCTTTGGCCTTGCGCGCAGGCGTGTCGCAACTGCTGGCCGAGCGCGCCGACTCCGAGTCCGATCGTGACGCCGCCAGCCGCGCGCTGCTGGGCCTGGACGAGGTGCAACTGCTGATGCCGGTGAAGGTCGGCGGCTTCACCGATTTCTTCGCGTCGATCCACCACGCGACAAATGCCGGCCGCCTGTTCCGCCCCGACATGCCGCTGCTGCCCAACTACAAGCATGTGCCCATCGCCTACAACGGCAGGGCCAACAGCGTGCGGGTCAGCGGCGCGCCGGTGCAGCGCCCCTTCGGCCAGCTCAAGGGGCCGGGCGATGCGGCGCCGCGCTTCGCACCGGCCCAAAGGCTCGACCACGAGGTCGAGCTCGGCGTCTATGTCGGCGCTGCGTCCACGCAGGGACGGCCCATCGCGATCGGTGATGCATGGCAGCACGTGTTCGGCTTCTCGCTGCTCAACGACTGGTCGGCGCGCGACATCCAGGGCTGGGAATACCAGCCCCTGGGGCCGTTTCTCGCGAAGAGCTTCGCGACGACGGTGTCGCCCTGGGTGGTCACGGCCGAGGCGCTGGCGCCCTTTCGCGTGCCGGCAGTGGCCCGGCCCGCGGGCGATCCCTCGCCTCTTCCCTACCTGTGGGACGACGCCGACCAGCGCCACGGGGGGCTTCGCATCGTGCTCGACGCCCACCTTCGCAGCGAACGGATGGCCGCTGGCGGCCTGCCGCCGATGCGCCTGTCGCGCTCCGACACCGGCCTTCTCTACTGGACGGTTGCACAGATGCTGGCGCACCACACGAGCAATGGCAGCGCGCTCGACACCGGCGACCTGCTGGGCTCCGGCACCGTGTCGGGCGAGAGCGCCGATGCGCTCGGCAGCCTGCTGGAGATCACATCGGGCGGCAGCCGGCCGCTCATGCTGCCCGGCGGCGAGCAGCGCACCTTCCTTGCCGATGGCGACGAAGTGATCCTCAGCGGCCGCTGCGAATCGCCGGGCCACGTCGCCATCGGCTTCGGGCAGTGCAGCGGCATCGTGCGTGCCGCACGGAATTGA
- a CDS encoding NIPSNAP family protein, translating to MIVEQRTYTTHPGKWRDYLALYEAEGLEIQKRILGRMVGYYRSETGTLSQIVHMWAYEDMNERTHRRHALMADPGFKAYAAKMLPLLQNQESRILVPADFFAPRWQQ from the coding sequence ATGATCGTCGAACAGAGAACCTATACGACCCATCCCGGCAAATGGCGCGACTACCTCGCGCTCTATGAAGCCGAGGGACTGGAGATCCAGAAGCGCATCCTCGGCCGCATGGTGGGCTACTACCGGTCCGAGACCGGCACGCTGAGCCAGATCGTCCACATGTGGGCCTACGAAGACATGAACGAGCGCACGCACCGGCGCCATGCGCTGATGGCGGACCCGGGCTTCAAGGCCTATGCCGCGAAGATGCTGCCGCTGCTGCAGAACCAGGAGTCGCGCATCCTCGTGCCGGCCGATTTCTTCGCGCCGCGATGGCAACAGTGA
- a CDS encoding tripartite tricarboxylate transporter substrate binding protein: MVQISRRSFVASAAGSLLVPPALAQHDRYPARPLQLTHGFGAGGNADVVSRLFAQKMQDVLKQPVVVDIKSGAGGTIASDYVAKSKPDGYNLVMLTGAHTVSAALRKSLPFDAVRDFSFISTVTSFPFVIAVRAEHPAQNLQELLALARKKPEEVTFTSVGVGSTQHMVGELLGVTASVKLLHVPYRGGGAPVQAVIAGDVDVLADTLTVASPHIKSGRLRALAVTSAQAWPSMPGVPPVSAVLKEFEVRSWLGLAAAAGTPLEIVDLLNKAVRTAAEAPPVKTTLFNLGSESAPSSSVQMTGMVKQEIERWRSVVAKAGIQPQ; the protein is encoded by the coding sequence ATGGTTCAGATCAGCAGACGCAGCTTCGTGGCCAGCGCGGCCGGAAGCTTGCTGGTGCCCCCGGCGCTCGCTCAACATGACAGGTACCCCGCGCGCCCCCTCCAGTTGACGCACGGCTTCGGTGCGGGCGGCAATGCGGACGTGGTGTCCCGTCTCTTCGCGCAGAAGATGCAGGACGTGCTCAAGCAGCCCGTGGTGGTCGACATCAAGAGCGGCGCGGGCGGCACCATCGCCAGCGACTACGTGGCCAAGTCGAAGCCGGACGGCTACAACCTCGTCATGCTGACCGGTGCGCACACCGTATCGGCCGCGCTTCGCAAGTCGCTGCCCTTCGACGCGGTGCGGGATTTCTCGTTCATTTCCACCGTGACGAGCTTTCCCTTCGTGATCGCGGTGCGCGCGGAGCATCCTGCGCAGAACCTGCAGGAACTGCTCGCGCTCGCGCGGAAGAAACCCGAAGAGGTGACCTTCACCTCCGTCGGCGTCGGCTCCACTCAGCACATGGTGGGCGAACTGCTCGGCGTAACTGCCAGCGTCAAGCTGCTGCACGTGCCCTACCGCGGCGGCGGGGCGCCGGTGCAGGCCGTGATCGCTGGCGACGTGGACGTGCTGGCCGATACGCTCACCGTCGCCTCGCCGCACATCAAGTCGGGGCGGTTGCGCGCGCTCGCCGTCACCAGTGCGCAGGCTTGGCCGTCGATGCCCGGGGTCCCGCCTGTATCGGCTGTGCTGAAGGAATTCGAGGTCCGTTCATGGCTGGGTCTCGCGGCCGCAGCCGGCACGCCACTGGAGATCGTCGATCTGCTCAACAAGGCGGTCAGGACGGCAGCGGAAGCCCCACCTGTCAAGACCACGCTGTTCAACTTGGGGAGCGAGTCTGCGCCGTCGTCGTCGGTTCAGATGACCGGCATGGTCAAGCAGGAGATCGAACGCTGGCGCTCTGTGGTCGCCAAGGCCGGAATTCAGCCGCAATGA
- a CDS encoding NADPH-dependent FMN reductase, with amino-acid sequence MSATALIRVVGLCGSLRSASYNAMALGLAGDCMPADMTMEVLDWRALPAFDADLLARGMPDAVASLVARIRSADAVLIATPEYNFSVPGMLKNALDWVSRAEDQPFRRKPVAILSAATGPLGGARVQYELRKILLFLDALVLTKPEIFIGHASSKFDPQGRCTDATTRDFVTAQMTAFQQWCIETRAMQVGAGTERTVWK; translated from the coding sequence ATGAGCGCCACCGCTCTCATCCGAGTCGTCGGGCTGTGCGGCAGCCTGCGAAGCGCTTCGTACAACGCCATGGCGCTGGGGCTTGCCGGTGATTGCATGCCGGCGGACATGACGATGGAAGTGCTCGATTGGCGAGCGCTCCCGGCCTTCGACGCGGATCTCCTGGCACGCGGCATGCCCGATGCCGTTGCGTCGCTCGTCGCGCGCATCCGCAGCGCCGATGCGGTGCTGATCGCCACGCCCGAATACAACTTCTCGGTACCGGGAATGCTGAAGAACGCTCTCGACTGGGTGTCGCGCGCGGAAGACCAGCCCTTCCGGCGGAAGCCAGTCGCAATTTTGTCTGCGGCGACCGGCCCTCTAGGGGGTGCACGTGTGCAATACGAACTGCGCAAGATCCTGCTGTTCCTCGATGCCCTGGTCTTGACGAAGCCCGAGATTTTTATCGGTCACGCGTCCTCGAAGTTCGATCCGCAGGGGCGCTGCACCGATGCGACGACACGCGATTTCGTGACCGCGCAGATGACGGCATTCCAACAGTGGTGCATCGAGACCCGTGCGATGCAGGTCGGGGCTGGGACAGAGCGAACGGTATGGAAGTAG
- the hmgA gene encoding homogentisate 1,2-dioxygenase: MARNEPAAMAYQSGFGNQFASEARPGALPVGRNSPQQAPLGLYAELLSGTAFTAPREHNRRTWMYRMQPSAMHDAFVRIDDGRWRSGPFNEAETPANRLRWDPWPMSGEAADFVDGMVTIAGNGDAHAQTGCAVHVYLANRSMEKRYFMDSDGELLIVPQAGALLLHTELGKLHVQSGEIALVPRGMRFRVELPEGDARGYVCENYGAPFRLPELGPIGSNGLANARDFLAPVAAFEADTGPVRIVNKFLGHLWEGGQPHSPLDVVAWHGNLTPCKYDLARFMAIGTISFDHPDPSIFTVLTSGTDTPGVANCDFVIFPPRWLVAEDTFRPPWFHRNVMSELMGLVRGVYDAKAEGFVPGGMSLHNCMLPHGPDAATFDKASAAELAPHRIRDTLAFMFESRHVFRPTAQALAASNLQAGYDAVWRGFMPGHR; this comes from the coding sequence ATGGCGCGCAACGAACCTGCCGCAATGGCCTACCAGAGCGGCTTCGGGAACCAGTTCGCGAGCGAGGCCCGCCCGGGCGCGCTGCCGGTGGGCCGCAACTCGCCGCAGCAGGCGCCCCTGGGTCTGTACGCGGAGCTGCTGTCGGGGACCGCGTTCACGGCCCCCCGCGAACACAACCGGCGGACCTGGATGTACCGCATGCAGCCCAGCGCAATGCACGACGCCTTCGTGCGGATCGACGACGGACGCTGGCGCAGCGGCCCGTTCAACGAGGCCGAGACGCCGGCGAACCGCCTGCGCTGGGATCCGTGGCCGATGTCCGGCGAAGCGGCCGATTTCGTCGATGGCATGGTCACCATCGCAGGCAATGGCGATGCGCATGCGCAGACCGGCTGCGCCGTGCATGTCTACCTCGCCAATCGCTCGATGGAAAAGCGCTATTTCATGGACTCGGACGGCGAGCTGCTGATCGTTCCGCAGGCGGGCGCGCTGCTGCTGCACACGGAGCTCGGAAAGCTGCATGTGCAGTCGGGCGAAATTGCGCTCGTGCCCCGTGGCATGCGATTCAGGGTCGAGCTGCCCGAGGGCGATGCGCGCGGCTATGTCTGCGAGAACTATGGCGCGCCGTTCCGGCTGCCGGAGCTCGGCCCGATCGGCTCGAACGGCCTGGCCAACGCCCGGGACTTCCTTGCGCCGGTTGCGGCCTTCGAAGCCGACACGGGTCCGGTGCGCATCGTCAACAAGTTCCTCGGCCATCTTTGGGAAGGCGGCCAGCCGCACTCTCCGCTCGACGTCGTCGCATGGCATGGCAACCTCACGCCGTGCAAGTACGACCTCGCGCGGTTCATGGCGATCGGCACCATCAGCTTCGATCATCCCGACCCGTCGATTTTCACCGTGCTCACGTCAGGCACCGACACGCCGGGGGTGGCGAACTGCGACTTCGTGATCTTCCCGCCGCGCTGGCTCGTGGCCGAGGACACCTTCCGTCCCCCATGGTTCCATCGCAACGTCATGAGCGAACTCATGGGCCTGGTGCGCGGCGTCTATGACGCCAAGGCGGAGGGTTTCGTCCCCGGCGGCATGAGCCTGCACAACTGCATGCTGCCGCACGGCCCCGATGCCGCGACGTTCGACAAGGCAAGCGCCGCGGAGCTCGCCCCCCACCGCATCCGGGACACGCTGGCCTTCATGTTCGAAAGCCGGCATGTCTTCAGGCCCACCGCCCAGGCCCTGGCCGCCAGCAACCTGCAGGCCGGCTACGACGCTGTCTGGCGGGGCTTCATGCCCGGCCATCGGTAA
- a CDS encoding aldehyde dehydrogenase family protein: MLQNNLGLLGAATRTALEQEPRVFIGGEWQTISNSLPAVDPSSAIPVSRIAAAGAVQVDAAVRAARAAFETGPWPRMRGAEREALLRRLADLIERDRQTLAELEVLDVGMPIWMARDLNVGGAIGVLRYMAGFAGRANGRTVQVGVPIPESAFFGYTQKEALGVVGAIIPWNVPLMMSVWKLAPALAAGCTVVLKPSEEASLSVLYLAGLVREAGFPAGVVNVVTGTGPEAGAALAAHPGLDKITFTGSTRSGIQVALAAARNVTKATLELGGKSPQILFADADLDQVIPGIAGSIFLNSGQVCVAGSRLYVDRRIYDEAVDRLARHADAMRLGPGLAPDTELGPLVNARQQQHVLGHLDAARRAGAELLTADPRIDAAGFYVRPSVIAVADQAASIVREELFGPVITATPFDSVDEAVHMANDTDYGLSACLWTRDLATMHAVVPRIRSGKVAVNTEPMPWPGLPEGGRGASGYGRDLGEESFESFLETKSVLVRYA, encoded by the coding sequence ATGCTTCAGAACAACCTGGGGCTGCTGGGCGCAGCCACCCGCACGGCACTTGAACAAGAGCCGCGCGTCTTCATCGGCGGTGAGTGGCAGACCATCTCGAACAGCCTGCCGGCAGTGGATCCGAGCAGCGCGATACCGGTCTCCCGCATCGCAGCCGCCGGCGCGGTGCAGGTCGATGCGGCTGTGCGCGCCGCACGCGCCGCCTTCGAAACCGGCCCCTGGCCGCGCATGCGTGGCGCCGAGCGGGAAGCCCTGCTGCGCCGGCTCGCCGACCTGATCGAACGCGACCGCCAGACGCTGGCCGAACTGGAGGTGCTCGACGTCGGCATGCCGATCTGGATGGCGCGCGACCTGAACGTCGGTGGCGCGATCGGCGTGCTGCGCTACATGGCCGGGTTCGCGGGTCGCGCGAACGGCCGCACCGTCCAGGTCGGCGTGCCGATCCCGGAATCGGCCTTCTTCGGCTACACGCAGAAAGAAGCGCTGGGCGTGGTCGGCGCGATCATCCCGTGGAACGTGCCGCTGATGATGTCGGTGTGGAAGCTCGCACCCGCGCTCGCGGCGGGCTGCACCGTGGTGCTCAAGCCGTCCGAGGAAGCCTCGCTGAGCGTGCTGTACCTCGCAGGGCTCGTACGCGAGGCCGGCTTCCCAGCGGGTGTGGTCAATGTGGTCACCGGCACCGGCCCCGAGGCCGGCGCGGCGCTCGCGGCGCATCCAGGGCTGGACAAGATCACCTTCACGGGCTCGACGCGCAGCGGCATCCAGGTGGCGCTGGCCGCCGCGCGCAACGTCACCAAGGCCACGCTCGAACTGGGCGGCAAGTCGCCGCAGATCCTCTTTGCGGACGCCGACCTGGATCAGGTCATCCCGGGCATTGCCGGCAGCATCTTCCTCAACTCCGGACAGGTGTGCGTGGCGGGGTCGCGGCTGTACGTGGACCGGCGAATCTACGACGAAGCCGTCGACCGGCTGGCGCGGCACGCCGACGCGATGCGGCTCGGCCCCGGCCTGGCACCCGATACCGAACTCGGGCCGCTGGTGAACGCCCGCCAGCAGCAGCACGTGCTCGGGCACCTGGACGCCGCCCGACGCGCCGGCGCCGAGCTGCTGACCGCCGACCCACGCATCGATGCCGCGGGCTTCTATGTGCGCCCCAGCGTGATCGCGGTGGCGGACCAGGCCGCCTCCATCGTGCGCGAAGAGCTGTTCGGCCCCGTCATCACGGCCACGCCGTTCGACAGCGTGGACGAGGCCGTGCACATGGCCAACGACACCGACTACGGCCTCTCCGCCTGCCTGTGGACGCGAGACCTAGCGACGATGCACGCGGTGGTGCCGCGCATCCGCTCGGGCAAGGTGGCCGTCAACACCGAACCGATGCCCTGGCCGGGGCTGCCGGAAGGCGGCCGGGGCGCGTCGGGCTACGGGCGCGACCTGGGCGAGGAATCGTTCGAGTCGTTCCTGGAGACCAAGTCCGTGCTGGTCCGCTACGCCTGA